The following are encoded in a window of Thunnus albacares chromosome 9, fThuAlb1.1, whole genome shotgun sequence genomic DNA:
- the LOC122989227 gene encoding desmoplakin isoform X1 yields MSYYGSQNALNMSRRIGSKGDLTGGGTYQYARSDVVHGGGGGNGYEQYMDGYNTYTISRTSMGGMAGGMAGSMGGGLSGGMSGSNLNQKAMILQGQCQEYLKKAEYALQSGAAPGDAERYMAMAKEIIEQLKSCAMDLRQMGQPNDSVVRTMEIFKDQLKGVHMAINGTMQRRRSARGSSGAWEEVGRSFHDAMAWIAQHKRLIETSPWGDDSAAIEQQLNSHQKFHGSIQRSSEVDRARDELIKKGDKGNLHALDQEWDSLQQMSFSRAQQLRDLEQIIQEMSKEIMWVNDREEEELMFDWGDKNIDQYIPRKQESYSKLMSALEDKEKDLNKLKTKADSMLKNNHPASDKIEAYMDTLQTQWSWLLQITKCIDVHLKENAAYSQFFKEANETYSSLQKEHEMVRKKFTCDKNTSLENLVELLKALEKEREKIMENKRQVQHLVNKSRKIVRLKPRNPEEKSSSPVIVKALCDFKQDQKVIFKDNEAILKDNSQRSKWEVTGPGGLDMLVPSVCLIVPPPNPLSINMASKNDQYYEAILSIWNQLYINVKSLIAWQYCLIDIKHTNSLTLTMLAKMRPEEYRQMIKSLETHYEEFKLSSHGSQMFADEDKRGIEKQFNEAQAHYEDLVVQLPTYIARQEQIEAQQAAEQQQQYQLIVIQQQQEEAERQKAELKRKTEVKKEQVIKKDVVKLTKTEPVKKKKVVVSSSSRSLSELHALRLRLEAAEGTLSQHVHICLGDDGMHDCGLKITQLETVQRDVDLIREEYLRLKERILKELEGMNDSDKAQFLRSEVGVIDQRLASLESSSSAYLQRLQALRDLLESVAQAEDIVKVHEARLTEKETTSLLPSEVDDYMLTLQNIKAELDEKKDILTSMEAELTKVSHWNDQVGGPFHRCDMMLSKYTEQVGLLSDRWRRIQGQIDTRLQDLQLYLPQLQHYQQTSTSFVDWIDVTRKKQDILQATKIDSVEALKDHINNQKALNSEIKVKRETLESVLKDNEACVNSIKDYETDLASYTSGLETLLNIPIKRTMLKSPAMDLNQEATHMQTRYMELLTLSGDYYKFLGELLKNMEELKIRNTRIDLLEEELRLLKEDIQDYNAKNKSLEDDVVRYQLQLSQSQEKLLSMEEVKQNTVLQCTATKSTLDSTQDQLAELSDQVTHLNYLLEEEKRKKRLAEERYTQQQEEYESVLKKRETELETVSWSKIEVEKSVASKDHEIEQLRRQLDEEAARIEELQKEISKVRSQCSAEINNIKLSYESQIHVSRMNIQKLTTQREEDTAELQLQYDKMETERKNLEEELGRLRMSFDQTEEQRKRAEEETHSQCLVITEEARRRRELESQVELLIRQRDEESSQYREELAEVMKSLQEKSEQLAYVTHSLDEETRRRRTTEEGQDVLERSLSQLQVKLTSSSVAVTQLRDCEDELQKVRSELERESRDRSRVEQNMSRVQGRIKDLQAVRDGLESQLENLRKANQEEVARRRQLETELETTTITMKEYSSTIAVLRQSQEQASMSEKRGEGERLRLQEELERSLKQNKTSAEHITQLSTELKTLQQQLLQEQTRIKEANLRNEGLYRTIEEKSKALNENSVELQRLKEMTETQTKERLRLEEELRAARHDKEEIMTSKKENDDDLSSQITALELQLQASERHNVDYRNLVSELSLEKEKLRLETEKIRKKATETTATMQSIQIQYSEIVEERDALLLKLQLLEKDKDRFQMLEEELSRIKLSLESELCNKQCIQEENERVKKDLSYWKDQHDCKQGLITQYETDKECLEREKNSLKSEIERLMRELKELEETYRSKLTLLQEELRELNIVRQTIENELKSAKEPPTLDGSAVIFDGVRKPVTADQLLDCGVLDEPTLSQLLKGHKTVPEVSVEKKVNLKGTGPIAGVIIESPKGPGSFTGHLCKMTLTEAKKENLLPSDSIDLLLDAQAATGHIIDPRTNQKFTVEEACNQGVVDEEDRERLLAAEAAAVGYSSPGSSKPLSVFQAMKNGMIDKNTTLRLLQAQESVGGILDPILSVFLPKDTAIERNLIDDDIYRALNLRPELYLDPEIEDGVTYMSMKRRCKVDPYTGLLLLPVPEKLDPSKLIFDGVRKPVAAKQLLDCGILDKPTFKDLEKGKKTVLEVSVDKKVNLKGTGPIAGVVAGIQGKMSLSEAKKQNLLPLDSADLLLEAQAATGHIIDPRNNQKLTVEEACARGVVDIRDRDRLLAAEAAAVGYKDPSTAKPLSVFEAMMKGLIDRKTGLRLLQAQDCVGGILDPNLSVFLSKNTAIKYNLLDENLRQALNQSPVCYLDPETEHHVSYGALTKRCKTEPHTGLLLLPITERKDPSKLMFDGVRKPVSAQQLLECGVLDKPTFNQLVKGEKTVPEVSVDKKIFLKGTGSIDGVAAGPLGKMSLSEAKKQMCMPLHSADLLLDAQAATGHIIDPSTNQKLTVEEACERGVVDISDRDRLLAAEAAAVGYQDPNTAMRLSVFGAMKKGIINRKTGLRLLQAQESAGGILDPNLSVFLPKDTAIKHNLLDQDLCHALNQSPVCYLDPDTDRNVSYGALKKRCKTESHTGLMLLPITERKDPSKLMFDGVRKPVSAQQLFECGVLDKPTFNQLVKGEKTVTEVSAEKVVYLKGTGPIAGVAAGRQGKMSFSEAKKHNLLLSHSADLLLEAQAATGHIIDPRTNEKLTVEEACARGLVDVNDRDKLLKAESAAVGYKDPSTAKPLSVFEAMKKGLIDRKTGLRLLQAQDCVGGILDPNLSVFLPKDTAINRNLLDENLRQALNQSPECYLDPDTERDVSYGALKVRCKSEPHTGLQILQISEKFDPSKLIFDGVRKPVTAQQLLDCGVLDKPTFNQLMKGEKTVPEVSLDKQVFLKGTGSIAGIAAGPLKKMSFTEAKKQKIMSSDSADMLLDAQAATGHIIDPTTNQKLTVKEACARGVVDKKDESKLLAAEAAAIGYRDPNTAKLLSAGQAMKKGLIDKETVLRILQAQESVGGILDPALSVFLPKDIAMDRDLIDEDLYQTLNQSPECYLDPDTQQTASYVSLKRKCKADPSTGLLLLPEPKKPITVSGLRDQVSIIDLVDANLLEQSDIDQLREGRLTSQDIEDRLRPYLKGSTCIAGVYDEASDKVKPIYQAMKDGLLRPGTTLELLEAQAASGFIVDPVNNLYLSVGDAYNKKLFGPEFKDKLLSAERAVTGYKLLGTENIISLFQAIERGLVEKGHGIRLLEAQIASGGIIDPQHSHRVDVNVAYKRGYFDEELNKILTDPGDDTKGFFDPNTEENLTYLELKKRCITDKTGLILLPIIDKKKQESTSKNTLRKRRVVIVDPDTNKEMTIREAYDKGYIDYETFLELSEQECEWEEITITAPDGSTRFLILDRKTGRQYDISDLLEKGVIDQSLFDQYRSRTISLTQFADIITNKTKHGSSTSSCSRLSAASGASSVTSSSLTSRTSTSSVTSSVTSSSTLRTSEASVPSSITSSSSVMSRSLSPTLAKMTTTKTTTVTERSTTSGSVDRDSPDSLKQISSVSITLASPVETVGDKEPVGAIFDTETLEKITITEGLNRGLVDSITAQRLLEAQACTGGIVNPTNGRRFSIQEASRMGLINDNMATKLKPAQKAYIGFEDVKTRKKMSAAEAMKEMWLPYEAGQRFMEFQIVTGGLYDPELNRRRTIEDALKMGWLDARAAQKLHDIRHHTKNLTCPKTKLKISYKEALDNCLVEENTGVKMLQASSVSSRGISSPYNVSSAPGSTTGSRSSSRLSSRRSSVDLGSPTSLVSSRYSHNSRTTFSSRSIK; encoded by the exons ATTAAGAAAGGAGATAAAGGAAATCTTCACGCTCTGGACCAGGAGTGGGACAGTCTGcag CAAATGTCATTTAGTCGGGCCCAGCAGCTGAGAGACCTCGAGCAGATCATTCAGGAAATGTCCAAAGAAATCATGTGGGTGAAcgacagggaggaggaggagctgatgTTTGACTGGGGAGACAAGAACATCGACCAGTACATCCCACGGAAGCAAGAGAGCTATTCG AAACTGATGAGTGCCCTAGAGGACAAAGAGAAGGACCTGAATAAACTGAAAACCAAAGCGGATTCCATGCTGAAGAACAACCACCCGGCCTCAGACAAGATTGAG gcctACATGGACACCCTGCAGACTCAGTGGAGTTGGCTTCTTCAAATTACCAAGTGCATCGATGTGCATCTGAAGGAGAATGCAGCATACAGCCAG TTCTTTAAGGAGGCGAATGAGACGTACAGTTCCCTGCAGAAGGAACACGAGATGGTCCGTAAGAAGTTCACCTGCGACAAGAATACGTCACTGGAGAATCTGGTGGAGCTCCTCAAGGCACTGGAG aaagagagggagaagattatggaaaacaagaGGCAGGTTCAGCATCTTGTCAACAAGTCCAGGAAAATAGTGAGACTGAAACCCAGAAACCCAGAGGAGAAGAGCAGCAGCCCCGTCATCGTCAAGGCCCTGTGTGACTTCAAACAAGACCAG AAGGTGATCTTTAAGGACAACGAGGCCATCCTGAAAGACAACAGTCAGCGCAGCAAGTGGGAGGTTACTGGCCCAGGAGGACTGGATATGTTGGTGCCCTCTGTGTGCCTGATCGTACCACCTCCCAATCCACTCAGCATTAATATGGCCAGCAA GAACGACCAGTACTATGAGGCCATCCTGTCAATCTGGAATCAGCTGTACATCAACGTGAAGAGTCTCATCGCCTGGCAGTACTGTCTCATTGATATCAAACACACCAACTCCCTCACCCTAACAATG ctggCCAAGATGCGTCCTGAGGAGTACCGTCAAATGATCAAGAGCCTGGAGACTCACTACGAGGAGTTCAAACTGAGCAGCCATGGCTCCCAGATGTTTGCTGATGAGGACAAGAGGGGCATTGAGAAACAGTTCAACGAAGCCCAGGCTCACTATGAGGACCTGGTGGTGCAGCTGCCAACTTATA TTGCACGTCAAGAACAAATAGAAGCACAGCAAGCAGCcgagcagcaacagcaataTCAGCTGATTGTaatacagcagcagcaagaggaAGCCgaaagacagaaagcagagctgaagagaaaaacagaagtgaaGAAAGAGCAGGTGATCAAGAAGGATGTAGTGAAATTGACCAAGACAGAGCccgtgaagaagaagaaggtggtGGTGTCCTCATCCTCCCGCAGTTTGTCAGAGCTGCATGCACTCAGATTGAGGCTGGAGGCCGCTGAGGGCACACTGAGTCAGCATGTTCACATCTGCCTTGGAGATGACGGGATGCACGACTGTGGCCTCAAGATCACACAGCTAGAG accGTGCAACGTGATGTAGACTTGATACGTGAGGAGTACTTGCGTCTGAAGGAGCGAATTTTGAAGGAGCTGGAAGGCATGAACGATTCGGATAAAGCCCAGTTCCTCCGCAGTGAGGTTGGAGTCATCGACCAACGACTCGCCAGTCTGGAGAGCAGCTCATCAGCTTACCTGCAGCG ACTGCAGGCTCTGAGGGACCTGCTGGAGAGTGTGGCACAGGCTGAAGACATAGTGAAGGTTCATGAGGCGAgactgacagagaaagagaccaCTTCTCTGTTGCCAAGTGAAGTGGACGACTATATGTTGACTTTGCAG AATATTAAGGCAGAGTTGGATGAGAAGAAGGATATCCTGACCTCCATGGAAGCAGAGCTCACTAAGGTGAGCCACTGGAATGACCAGGTGGGCGGGCCCTTCCACAGGTGTGACATGATGCTGTCCAAATACACTGAGCAGGTGGGCTTGCTGTCAGACCGCTGGAGACGCATCCAGGGACAGATTGACACCAG ACTCCAGGATTTGCAGTTGTATCTTCCTCAGCTGCAGCACTACCAGCAAACCAGTACCTCCTTCGTTGACTGGATTGATGTCACACGGAAAAAACAGGACATCTTGCAGGCCACCAAAATAGACAGCGTTGAAGCTCTGAAAGACCATATAAACAACCAGAAG GCACTGAACTCAGAAATCAAAGTGAAGAGGGAGACATTAGAAAGTGTGCTGAAGGACAATGAGGCCTGTGTGAACTCCATCAAG GACTATGAAACGGACCTTGCCTCTTACACCTCTGGTTTAGAGACTTTGCTCAACATCCCCATCAAGAGGACAATGCTGAAATCACCAGCAATGGATCTTAATCAAGAG gcTACTCATATGCAGACCCGTTACATGGAGTTGCTTACCCTGTCTGGTGACTACTACAAATTCCTGGGAGAGCTGCTCAAAAACATGGAGGAGCTCAAG ATTCGTAACACCCGCATTGACCTGTTAGAGGAAGAACTTCGCCTGTTGAAAGAGGATATCCAAGACTACAATGCCAAGAACAAATCGCTGGAAGACGACGTTGTACGATACCAGCTGCAGCTGTCCCAGTCACAGGAAAAGCTGCTGTCAATGGAGGAAGTGAAGCAAAACACGGTTCTGCAGTGCACTGCCACCAAGAGCACCCTAGACAGCACTCAGGACCAGCTGGCAGAACTCAGCGATCAGGTGACACATCTCAACTACTTGCTcgaggaggaaaagaggaagaagaggttgGCAGAGGAGCGCTACactcagcagcaggaggagTACGAGTCAGTGCTgaagaagagggagacagagcTGGAGACAGTCAGCTGGTCCAAGATAGAGGTGGAGAAGAGTGTGGCAAGTAAGGACCATGAGATTGAACAGCTGCGGCGGCAGCTGGATGAGGAAGCAGCGAGGATCGAGGAGCTGCAAAAGGAGATTTCAAAGGTAAGGAGCCAATGCAGTGCGGAGATCAATAACATAAAACTCAGTTATGAATCCCAGATCCATGTCAGTCGCATGAACATCCAGAAGCTGACAACTCAGAGGGAGGAGGATACAGCTGAGCTCCAACTCCAGTATGAcaagatggagacagagaggaagaatcTGGAGGAGGAGCTCGGGAGGCTCAGGATGTCTTTCGACCAGACTGAGGAACAAAGGAAGAGGGCAGAGGAAGAAACTCACAGTCAATGCTTGGTTATCACAGAGGAAGCACGCAGGAGGAGAGAACTAGAAAGTCAGGTGGAGTTGCTGATTAGGCAGAGAGACGAGGAAAGCAGCCAGTACAGGGAGGAGCTGGCTGAGGTCATGAAGAGCCTGCAGGAGAAGAGTGAGCAGCTGGCCTATGTCACACACAGTCTAGATGAGGAGACCCGCAGGAGGAGAACCACAGAGGAAGGGCAGGATGTGCTTGAACGGAGTTTGTCCCAGCTGCAGGTGAAGCTAACTAGTTCATCAGTGGCTGTGACCCAGCTGAGGGATTGCGAGGATGAGCTTCAGAAGGTGCGTTcggagctggagagagagagcagggatCGAAGCAGAGTAGAACAGAACATGAGCAGGGTACAGGGGCGCATCAAGGACCTTCAAGCTGTGAGAGATGGGCTGGAGAGCCAATTGGAGAATCTGAGGAAAGCCAACCAAGAGGAAGTTGCCAGAAGAAGGCAGCTGGAAACAGAACTTGAAACCACCACTATAACCATGAAAGAGTACAGCAGCACCATTGCTGTACTACGCCAGAGCCAAGAACAAGCCAGCATGTCAGAAAAGAGAGGTGAAGGAGAACGTCTCAGGttgcaggaggagctggagagaagcctgaaacaaaacaagacctCTGCAGAACACATCACACAGCTGAGCACTGAGCTGAAGACCCTGCAGCAACAACTCCTCCAGGAGCAGACACGAATCAAAGAGGCAAACCTCCGAAACGAGGGTCTTTACAGAACTATAGAGGAGAAAAGTAAGGCACTGAATGAGAACTCTGTTGAGCTCCAAAGGCTGAAAGAGATGACAGAAACCCAGACCAAAGAgaggctgaggctggaggaggagctAAGGGCAGCACGACATGATAAAGAGGAGATCATGACAtccaaaaaggaaaatgatgatgatctcTCCTCCCAAATCACTGCTCTGGAGCTACAGCTGCAGGCCAGTGAGCGCCACAATGTAGACTACCGCAACCTGGTCTCTGAGCTCTCCTTGGAGAAGGAGAAACTCAGGCTGGAGACTGAGAAAATACGAAAGAAAGCCACTGAG ACAACAGCTACCATGCAATCCATTCAGATCCAATACAGTGAGAttgtggaggagagagatgcTCTGTTGCTGAAGCTGCAGTTGTTAGAAAAGGACAAAGATCGCTTCCAAATGCTAGAGGAGGAACTCAGTCGCATTAAACTATCCTTAGAGTCTGAGCTTTGCAACAAGCAATGTATACAGGAGGAGAATGAGAGAGTGAAGAAAGATTTAAGTTACTGGAAGGACCAGCATGATTGTAAGCAGGGCCTGATCACGCAATATGAAACAGACAAGGAATGTCTGGAGAGGGAAAAGAACTCTTTGAAAAGTGAGATAGAAAGGTTGATGAGGGAACTAAAGGAGCTTGAGGAGACATATAGAAGTAAGTTGACACTCCTCCAGGAAGAACTGAGAGAGCTGAACATTGTCAGACAAACAATTGAGAATGAGCTGAAGAGCGCTAAAGAGCCCCCGACCTTAGATGGCTCCGCTGTGATTTTTGATGGCGTCCGCAAGCCAGTCACAGCAGACCAGTTGCTTGACTGTGGTGTTTTGGATGAACCAACACTCAGCCAGCTTTTGAAGGGGCATAAGACTGTTCCTGAGGTGTCTGTTGAGAAAAAGGTCAATCTAAAGGGGACAGGCCCAATAGCTGGGGTGATAATTGAAAGTCCAAAGGGTCCAGGGTCCTTTACTGGACACCTATGCAAAATGACTCTCACTGAAGCCAAGAAAGAAAATCTCCTGCCATCAGATAGCATTGACCTGCTACTGGATGCTCAGGCTGCCACAGGCCACATCATTGACCCCAGAACTAATCAGAAGTTTACAGTTGAAGAGGCATGTAATCAAGGTGTGGTTGATGAAGAGGATCGAGAGAGGTTGCTAGCAGCAGAGGCTGCAGCTGTTGGATATAGTAGTCCTGGTTCAAGCAAACCCCTTTCAGTATTTCAGGCCATGAAGAATGGAATGATTGACAAGAACACAACACTGCGCCTGCTACAGGCCCAGGAgtctgtggggggcattttagATCCCATACTCAGTGTGTTCCTTCCCAAAGACACAGCCATTGAGCGTAATCTAATTGATGATGACATATATCGTGCTCTCAATCTGAGGCCTGAGCTCTACCTGGACCCAGAAATTGAGGATGGTGTAACCTATATGTCAATGAAGAGGAGATGCAAGGTAGATCCATACACAGGCCTTCTGCTTCTTCCTGTACCCGAGAAGCTAGACCCGTCCAAACTCATCTTTGATGGTGTTCGGAAACCTGTCGCAGCCAAGCAGTTGCTTGATTGTGGTATCCTGGACAAGCCAACATTTAAAGACCTAGAAAAGGGGAAGAAAACTGTCCTGGAGGTATCTGTAGACAAAAAAGTCAATCTTAAGGGGACTGGGCCGATTGCTGGGGTTGTAGCTGGGATTCAAGGCAAAATGTCTTTGTcagaagcaaaaaaacaaaatctcctGCCCCTAGACAGTGCAGATTTGCTACTGGAAGCCCAGGCTGCAACAGGCCACATCATTGACCCCAGAAACAATCAGAAGCTGACAGTAGAGGAGGCATGTGCCAGAGGGGTGGTGGACATTAGAGATCGAGACAGACTATTGGCAGcagaggctgctgctgtgggCTACAAAGATCCTAGCACAGCCAAGCCTCTTTCAGTATTTGAGGCTATGATGAAGGGACTAATTGACAGGAAGACTGGGCTACGTCTGCTGCAGGCCCAGGACTGTGTGGGAGGCATTCTAGATCCCAATCTCAGTGTGTTCCTCTCTAAAAACACAGCTATCAAGTACAATCTTTTGGATGAAAACCTCCGTCAAGCTCTAAACCAGAGTCCTGTGTGTTATCTTGACCCAGAAACTGAGCATCATGTGAGCTATGGGGCTTTGACAAAAAGATGCAAGACAGAGCCTCACACAGGTCTGCTACTTTTGCCAATCACTGAGAGGAAAGACCCTTCCAAACTGATGTTTGATGGTGTCCGCAAGCCAGTCTCAGCACAGCAGTTGCTTGAGTGTGGGGTCCTTGACAAGCCTACATTTAACCAGTTAGTGAAAGGGGAGAAAACTGTCCCAGAGGTATCAGTGGATAAGAAGATCTTTCTGAAGGGGACAGGATCAATTGATGGTGTAGCAGCTGGACCTTTAGGGAAAATGTCCTTATCAGAAGCCAAGAAACAGATGTGCATGCCCCTACACAGTGCAGATTTGCTGCTGGATGCCCAGGCGGCAACTGGCCATATCATTGACCCCAGCACCAATCAGAAGCTCACAGTAGAGGAGGCATGTGAAAGAGGAGTGGTGGACATTAGTGATCGAGATAGACTATTAGCAGCAGAAGCTGCTGCAGTGGGCTACCAGGATCCTAACACAGCAATGCGTCTCTCAGTGTTTGGAGCCATGAAGAAGGGAATAATCAACAGGAAAACTGGGCTACGCCTGCTGCAGGCCCAGGAGTCTGCAGGGGGCATTCTAGATCCCAACCTCAGTGTGTTCCTCCCTAAAGACACAGCTATAAAGCACAACCTTTTGGATCAAGACCTCTGTCATGCTCTAAACCAGAGTCCTGTGTGTTACCTTGACCCAGATACTGATCGTAATGTCAGCTATGGGGCTTTAAAGAAAAGATGCAAAACAGAATCTCACACAGGTCTGATGCTTCTACCAATCACTGAGAGGAAAGACCCTTCCAAACTGATGTTTGATGGTGTCCGCAAGCCTGTCTCAGCACAGCAGTTGTTTGAGTGTGGAGTCCTTGACAAGCCTACATTTAACCAGTTAGTGAAAGGTGAGAAAACTGTTACTGAGGTGTCTGCAGAAAAGGTGGTCTATCTGAAAGGAACTGGACCTATTGCTGGGGTGGCAGCTGGACGTCAaggaaaaatgtctttttcagaGGCCAAGAAACATAATCTCCTGCTCTCCCATAGTGCAGATTTGCTACTGGAAGCCCAGGCTGCCACAGGCCACATCATTGACCCCAGAACCAATGAGAAGCTGACAGTTGAGGAGGCATGTGCCAGAGGATTGGTTGACGTTAACGATCGAGACAAATTATTGAAAGCAGAGTCTGCTGCTGTGGGCTACAAGGATCCTAGCACAGccaaacctctttcagtgtttgagGCCATGAAGAAGGGACTAATTGACAGGAAGACTGGGTTACGCCTGCTGCAGGCCCAGGACTGTGTGGGAGGCATTCTAGATCCAAACCTCAGTGTGTTCCTCCCTAAAGACACAGCGATCAACCGTAACCTTTTGGATGAAAACCTCCGTCAAGCTCTAAACCAAAGTCCTGAATGTTACCTTGACCCAGATACTGAGCGTGATGTCAGTTATGGGGCTTTGAAGGTAAGGTGCAAGTCAGAGCCTCATACAGGTCTGCAAATTCTGCAAATCTCTGAGAAGTTTGACCCCTCCAAACTGATCTTTGATGGTGTCCGTAAGCCAGTCACAGCACAACAGTTGCTTGATTGTGGGGTTCTGGACAAACCAACATTTAACCAACTAATGAAGGGCGAGAAAACTGTCCCAGAGGTATCCTTGGATAAACAGGTTTTCCTGAAGGGAACCGGGTCAATTGCTGGGATTGCAGCTGGACCTCTGAAGAAAATGTCCTTTACAGaggcaaagaaacaaaaaattatGTCTTCTGATAGTGCTGACATGCTACTGGATGCTCAGGCAGCCACAGGTCACATTATTGACCCCACAACTAATCAGAAACTGACAGTAAAGGAAGCATGTGCCAGAGGAGTAGTGGATAAGAAGGATGAATCAAAGTTGTTAGCAGCTGAGGCTGCTGCTATAGGTTACCGAGACCCAAATACTGCCAAGCTCCTGTCAGCTGGCCAGGCCATGAAGAAGGGATTAATTGACAAGGAAACTGTTCTACGAATACTTCAGGCTCAAGAGTCTGTAGGGGGTATTTTGGACCCTGCCCTCAGTGTATTCCTACCCAAAGACATTGCAATGGATCGGGATCTCATTGATGAGGACTTATACCAGACCCTGAATCAGAGTCCTGAGTGCTATCTGGACCCAGACACCCAACAAACAGCTAGCTATGTGTCTCTGAAGAGAAAATGCAAAGCAGACCCAAGCACCGGTCTTTTGCTTCTCCCTGAACCAAAAAAGCCAATAACTGTCTCAGGGCTCAGGGACCAGGTGTCGATCATAGATCTGGTGGATGCAAACCTGCTCGAACAGTCTGATATCGACCAACTGAGGGAGGGTAGATTAACAAGCCAGGACATTGAAGACCGCCTGCGCCCCTACCTGAAAGGTTCCACCTGCATAGCAGGAGTTTATGATGAAGCCAGTGATAAGGTGAAGCCCATCTATCAGGCCATGAAAGATGGACTGTTGCGACCTGGGACCACTCTGGAACTGCTTGAAGCACAAGCTGCCTCAGGTTTTATAGTTGATCCTGTCAACAACCTTTACCTGAGTGTAGGTGATGCCTACAATAAAAAACTGTTTGGGCCAGAGTTCAAGGACAAACTGCTATCAGCAGAGAGGGCTGTGACTGGTTACAAACTGCTTGGtacagaaaacattatttcccTCTTCCAGGCCATAGAGAGAGGTTTAGTGGAGAAAGGTCATGGCATCCGTCTACTAGAGGCTCAGATTGCCAGCGGTGGTATTATTGATCCTCAACATAGTCACCGTGTTGATGTAAATGTAGCCTACAAGAGAGGTTACTTTGATGAGGAATTGAAcaagatcctgactgatccgGGTGATGATACTAAGGGCTTCTTTGACCCTAACACAGAGGAAAACCTAACCTATCTGGAGCTTAAGAAGCGCTGTATCACAGATAAGACTGGCCTTATCCTTTTGCCAATCATAGACAAGAAAAAGCAAGAGTCAACTTCGAAGAACACTCTGAGAAAGAGGAGAGTGGTAATTGTGGACCCAGACACTAACAAAGAGATGACAATACGTGAAGCCTATGACAAAGGGTATATTGACTACGAAACCTTCTTGGAGCTGTCTGAGCAGGAGTGTGAGTGGGAAGAGATCACTATCACTGCTCCTGATGGCTCCACCCGGTTTTTGATCCTTGACAGGAAGACTGGGAGGCAGTAtgacatttctgatctgcttgaAAAGGGAGTAATTGATCAATCACTTTTTGATCAGTACCGCTCGCGTACCATTTCCCTTACTCAATTTGCAGATATCATCACCAATAAGACCAAACATggatcatcaacatcatcatgttCAAGACTATCAGCAGCCTCAGGTGCATCTTCAGTGACATCGTCATCTTTAACTTCAAGAACATCAACATCTTCAGTTACAtcttctgtgacatcatcatcaactTTAAGAACATCAGAGGCCTCAGTTCCATCTtcaatcacatcatcatcatcagtcatgTCAAGATCTCTATCACCTACACTTGCCAAGATGACCACAACAAAAACTACCACTGTCACAGAGCGAAGCACCACAAGCGGCAGTGTAGATCGAGACTCACCTGATTCCCTTAAGCAAATATCCAGTGTTTCTATTACTCTGGCCTCCCCTGTTGAAACAGTGGGTGACAAAGAACCTGTGGGTGCCATCTTTGACACAGAGACTTTAGAGAAGATAACCATCACTGAGGGTCTAAATCGTGGTCTTGTGGATTCCATCACTGCCCAGAGACTGCTGGAGGCCCAGGCCTGCACTGGAGGAATCGTCAACCCCACAAATGGCCGTAGATTCAGCATTCAAGAGGCCTCCCGTATGGGTTTAATAAATGACAACATGGCTACTAAGCTCAAGCCCGCCCAGAAAGCCTACATTGGCTTTGAGGATGTAAAAACCAGGAAGAAAATGTCTGCTGCTGAGGCTATGAAGGAGATGTGGCTGCCATATGAGGCAGGCCAGAGGTTCATGGAGTTCCAGATTGTAACAGGGGGGCTTTATGACCCAGAACTGAACCGTAGAAGAACCATAGAAGATGCTTTAAAAATGGGCTGGTTAGATGCGAGAGCAGCCCAGAAGCTCCATGATATCAGACATCACACAAAGAACCTAACATGCCCCAAAACCAAACTTAAGATCTCTTACAAGGAAGCTCTCGACAATTGCCTGGTGGAGGAAAACACTGGGGTGAAAATGCTACAGGCATCATCTGTATCTTCCAGAGGCATCAGCAGTCCCTACAACGTCTCCTCTGCCCCTGGATCCACCACAGGCTCAAGGAGTAGCTCAAGACTAAGCTCTCGCAGGAGCAGCGTGGACTTAGGCTCCCCCACCTCCTTAGTAAGCAGTCGCTACAGTCACAACAGCCGCACCACCTTCTCCTCCAGATCcattaaataa